Proteins encoded in a region of the Anaerohalosphaeraceae bacterium genome:
- the gspG gene encoding type II secretion system major pseudopilin GspG translates to MKRKQKGFTIIELLAVAMIIALLAVFVVPRAFRGLGKAKQDIARGKMAIIEQAIAQFQYDCGRLPAGSEGLEALLTAPRDVEDKWAGPYLKQSEILDPWGRPYLYIEPGTINVGSYDLISLGADGVEGGEGENADIVND, encoded by the coding sequence ATGAAGCGAAAACAAAAAGGATTTACCATCATTGAACTGCTGGCTGTGGCGATGATTATCGCCCTGCTGGCGGTTTTTGTCGTTCCGCGGGCCTTTCGGGGACTGGGCAAAGCCAAACAGGACATTGCCCGGGGCAAAATGGCCATCATCGAACAGGCCATCGCCCAGTTTCAGTATGACTGCGGACGCCTGCCTGCCGGCAGCGAAGGACTCGAAGCCCTTCTGACCGCCCCGCGGGATGTGGAAGACAAATGGGCCGGCCCTTACCTCAAACAGTCCGAAATCCTCGACCCATGGGGACGTCCTTATCTCTACATCGAACCGGGCACCATTAACGTCGGCAGCTACGACCTTATCTCCCTCGGTGCCGACGGTGTGGAAGGCGGAGAAGGCGAGAATGCAGATATTGTCAATGACTAA
- a CDS encoding type II secretion system F family protein, whose amino-acid sequence MIRFSYKAVSKEGTPAAGIIEAVDRKSAISLLAQKGQFALEIQEAVPGAAPQAAPLQETQPLFVSNRISSRDILLVTEQITTALRAGLPILQTLEIVAQQQNKLPIRRILEQLAQAVRSGRSLSEAMAEYPAVFPALYRSMVQVGETGGILEDTMQQLVRLLSREHKIQSSFKNASAYPIFVLTVGLISIIVILVWILPQLIEALGTEPSALPLPTRILMGTSHFLLYYGWLLAAGLTAALYAFLRWKRTDEGLLQWDAFKLRVPLLGPVLRTLSVGRFARTLGSLTKCGIPILEALRVVRDTLGNEVLARQIDHVCEEVKAGSDLARPLGQSGLFDPLLVQIVSIGEQTGKLDEMLLQAADTFDEQADSTLQRYMSLVPALLILMLAAVIFFLIAATLLPVIGMDLSVFSR is encoded by the coding sequence ATGATTCGGTTTTCGTACAAGGCAGTTTCAAAGGAAGGCACACCCGCCGCCGGCATCATTGAAGCCGTGGATAGAAAGAGTGCAATCTCCCTGCTGGCCCAGAAGGGACAGTTTGCCCTCGAAATCCAGGAAGCCGTGCCGGGCGCAGCCCCTCAGGCGGCCCCCCTGCAGGAAACACAGCCCCTTTTTGTCTCAAACCGAATCAGCAGCCGAGATATTCTTCTGGTCACTGAACAAATCACCACGGCGCTGCGGGCCGGACTGCCGATTCTCCAGACCCTCGAAATTGTCGCCCAGCAGCAAAACAAACTGCCCATCCGGCGGATTCTCGAACAGCTGGCTCAGGCCGTCCGTTCCGGACGCTCCTTGTCCGAAGCCATGGCCGAATACCCTGCTGTTTTTCCCGCCTTGTACCGTTCGATGGTCCAGGTCGGCGAAACCGGCGGCATCCTCGAAGACACCATGCAGCAGCTGGTCCGGCTGCTGTCCCGTGAACACAAAATCCAGTCCAGCTTCAAAAACGCCTCGGCCTATCCGATTTTTGTCCTGACGGTCGGACTGATTTCCATCATTGTGATCCTGGTCTGGATTCTTCCCCAGCTGATTGAAGCCCTGGGCACGGAACCGTCTGCGCTGCCCCTGCCGACGCGAATCCTGATGGGCACCAGCCATTTTCTGCTCTATTACGGCTGGCTTCTGGCTGCCGGACTGACCGCGGCTCTTTATGCCTTCCTCCGCTGGAAACGCACAGACGAAGGCCTGCTTCAATGGGATGCCTTCAAACTGCGGGTTCCGCTGCTGGGACCGGTTCTCCGAACCCTTTCCGTCGGCCGTTTCGCCCGGACCCTCGGCTCCCTGACCAAATGCGGCATCCCCATCCTCGAAGCCCTTCGCGTCGTCCGCGATACCCTCGGCAACGAGGTGCTTGCCCGGCAAATCGACCATGTCTGTGAGGAGGTCAAAGCGGGCAGCGACCTGGCACGACCGTTGGGGCAATCCGGTCTGTTTGACCCTCTGCTGGTTCAAATCGTTTCCATCGGTGAACAAACCGGCAAGCTCGATGAAATGCTCCTGCAGGCCGCCGATACCTTCGACGAACAGGCCGATTCCACCCTGCAGCGGTATATGTCGCTCGTGCCGGCCCTGCTGATTCTGATGCTGGCTGCCGTTATCTTTTTCCTGATCGCCGCCACCCTCCTGCCCGTCATTGGAATGGATTTAAGCGTCTTCAGCCGTTAG
- a CDS encoding ATPase, T2SS/T4P/T4SS family, which produces MRTKIGQILCQQGLINDSQLAAALESQKRSRKKIGQILLESGTITNRQLIECLVEQVGIPKRNLDDISIKPDVLQKIPPEIVTQYNVLPLEQSNGRLTVAMADPFNTEALQNLRLVTGCSISRCYSSPMELEKAILKYYGSNVARMLKDLAPADKGSAAEIETNGELTPAKLHELAREPSLVNLVNLIILEAIEARASDIHIEPFENSVKIKYRIDGMLIEKSASPKRLQAAILSRIKIMANMNIAERFIPQDGHIEFPTARGKIDIRVSTVPSIFGESVVMRLLDRSTALIPLEDLGMDKETLKGFTHCLTKAHGIVLVTGPTGSGKTTTLYAALNKIYDPSLKIITIEDPVEYQLEGIIQMPVNPRRGLTFSRGLRHILRQDPNIIMVGEIRDRETADIAIRAALTGHLVFSTLHTNDAAGAVTRLIDMGVEPFLLASSLEGVLAQRLVRKICPFCKERYTPDPHLLETLTNSISIGPDAVLYHGRGCEECSQTGMKGRIGIFELLRITEPLRKLIAQRPTTDQILQAAPEDHTSMRHDGIQKILKGITTPEEVLRVTQGMEEEDRAESSGTAPVETS; this is translated from the coding sequence GTGCGAACAAAAATAGGCCAAATTCTTTGTCAACAAGGACTTATAAACGATTCACAACTGGCTGCCGCTCTCGAGTCTCAAAAACGCTCTCGAAAAAAAATCGGCCAGATTCTCCTTGAATCTGGAACCATCACAAACCGGCAGCTCATCGAATGCCTTGTCGAACAAGTTGGCATTCCGAAAAGGAATCTGGATGACATCTCAATAAAACCGGATGTTCTTCAGAAAATACCTCCGGAAATAGTCACTCAGTACAACGTTCTTCCTCTCGAACAAAGCAACGGCCGACTGACCGTGGCAATGGCCGACCCCTTCAACACGGAAGCCCTTCAAAACCTTCGGCTGGTTACCGGATGCAGCATCAGCCGCTGCTACAGCAGCCCGATGGAACTGGAGAAGGCCATCCTGAAATATTACGGCAGCAACGTCGCACGGATGCTCAAAGACCTGGCCCCCGCCGACAAGGGCTCTGCCGCCGAAATCGAAACCAACGGGGAACTGACACCTGCCAAACTCCACGAACTGGCCCGCGAACCCTCCCTGGTGAACCTGGTCAATCTGATTATTCTCGAAGCCATCGAGGCACGCGCCAGCGATATTCACATTGAGCCGTTCGAAAACTCCGTCAAAATCAAATACCGCATCGACGGCATGCTCATTGAAAAATCCGCCTCTCCCAAACGGCTTCAGGCGGCCATTCTTTCCCGCATCAAAATCATGGCCAATATGAACATCGCTGAGCGGTTTATCCCGCAGGATGGGCATATTGAGTTTCCGACCGCCCGCGGCAAAATCGATATCCGAGTCTCCACCGTCCCCAGCATCTTCGGCGAATCCGTGGTCATGCGTCTGTTGGACCGCAGCACCGCCCTGATTCCGCTGGAAGACCTCGGGATGGACAAAGAGACCCTCAAGGGATTCACCCACTGCCTGACGAAGGCCCACGGGATTGTGCTGGTGACCGGCCCGACCGGCAGCGGAAAAACCACGACGCTCTATGCCGCCCTGAACAAAATCTACGACCCGAGCCTGAAGATTATTACGATTGAAGACCCGGTGGAATATCAGCTGGAAGGCATCATCCAGATGCCGGTGAACCCCCGCCGCGGACTGACTTTCAGCCGGGGGCTTCGCCATATCCTCCGCCAGGACCCGAATATCATCATGGTCGGTGAAATCCGCGACCGCGAAACCGCCGACATCGCCATTCGGGCCGCCCTTACCGGCCATTTGGTCTTCTCCACGCTTCACACCAACGATGCCGCCGGAGCCGTCACCCGGCTGATTGATATGGGCGTGGAACCCTTCCTGCTGGCCAGCTCCCTTGAAGGTGTTTTGGCACAGCGGCTCGTGCGGAAGATTTGCCCCTTCTGCAAAGAACGCTACACCCCCGACCCGCATCTGCTCGAAACGCTCACCAACTCCATCTCCATCGGGCCTGATGCCGTTCTTTACCACGGACGCGGCTGTGAAGAGTGCAGCCAGACCGGAATGAAGGGCCGAATCGGAATCTTTGAACTGCTGCGCATCACGGAACCTCTGCGAAAACTCATCGCCCAGCGGCCCACAACCGACCAAATCCTCCAAGCCGCACCCGAGGACCATACGTCCATGCGTCACGACGGAATCCAGAAAATCCTCAAGGGCATCACAACTCCGGAAGAGGTTTTGCGCGTCACACAGGGAATGGAAGAAGAAGACCGCGCCGAAAGCAGCGGTACCGCCCCTGTCGAAACTTCATAA